The following DNA comes from Rhipicephalus microplus isolate Deutch F79 chromosome 6, USDA_Rmic, whole genome shotgun sequence.
gctcgccgcCAACGCCGGGGATACCAAAAGGCCCGGAGAATACAAGGGATCGTTTCTTGGAATTAGTAGCGCGCCCGCTGCTCATATATCGTATACCCGCGTTTGGCGTTATTGATCGTGTAGGTATTCTAATTTTTATGCGCGTATTTGAAATCTATAGAGTTCGTGTATAGTGTTACCGACGTTGTCATTCGGCAAGCCACGTTTGATATCATGCGTTGCCTTCAGGTTGGCTGGTCAGTCTTTATTTAGGACCTTTATTAACAGTCGTGAAAGACGCGACTAGCACGCTGTGTGTTCCTCGCGCGCGTGCCTGACCACCGcattacggctacgagactacctgaatgcctgacttagcacacttgatgatcctgccgcccggttcttggccgatccccctttgtgggcgagtgccagcaaagctgaaggttcatcatcatcatcataatcgtgAGCTCTCTAGATGGCACGAAGCTACTGCCGGTTGTTGGTGCTTCTGATGCCGGAGCGCCACTTGGCCTGGTCGGTTTGAACGCAGCCCAGCGGCGAAGTGCGGCGTCGCCAGAGCGTGTGCTCCAAATTCGCTACCTCCCCGCAGTGGGGGTACCATCTGCTAGTGTAGGTGTCCGGATCAATTTGGTTAGATTAAAACGAAATTTCAACCCCTCTGTAAGAGTCCAGGCATCATTATCTCTGCTGCGAGTTATTTTCTGCAAGGGGTGTGGGAGTGGTGTAGACCTCATTGCTGGAGAATAACAGTGTGCAGCACACCACATACAATGGGAGCTCGCAGCTTTTCAGGAACGGCTGAAGCTATATATGCAAATCAGATAACCACGCAAAAAGCAAACGTCATTaaacacattacaaaaaagaaCGATTTCTTTCACATTTAATTTTCAGGAAGGGAGAACCCACTCGCACGAAAGCAATGAAATGCTCGAATGAGGACGAAAGGCTTATACACTAAATGTAGTAGTGCAGTGGTATTAATAGTAATGAAATTTCCGATAACCTATACTGTACTACACacactgatgattatgatgatgaaaatgatgatgataGCCTCTatgtatgatatatatatatatatatatatatatatatatatatatataaatatgaaagtagatgcgctttcacataacaactgtttattgtgccgacgtttcgacaggaaccctgtctttttcaaggcattatgccttgaaaaactAACTGTCCCTGTatgtccacatacggttcttatcacgtgctgttcagttctcgacgtgtgtcgggccacccaatatacatatatatatatatatatatatatatatatatatatatatatatatatatatatatatatatatatatatatatatatatatatatatatattagaaaattGCTCGAAGAATGAATAATCTACAAGAAAATGTGAAACACTGAACTAACTGGCCCGGAGTCTTCGCCTTCTTTATCGTCCGAATGTCCATACGCTATATACCGAGTGCTGTGTGAATTTAACCAGATTGTAGCCAAGGGTCGTGTATAGGAACGTTGAACCTGAAGAGGGTCGAAACAAAATCTTCACTTTTCACTGCTTTACTGACCACCAGTCACGCACCATCACTCCTAAGATATGTTTCAGGAAACATATCTTAAAATATACCATTTTACCGCATAAAGGCACATTTGTGTCTTTGTTAATAAACTTGAGCGCCTTGATCAAATTTTTCAGGGATTCTGATACCACTGCTAAGCCAAACATAGTGTTTTAGGTAGTAATGACGAACCTTTAACCCATAATTATTCGTAGTACCGACAGGAGACAAGTAGTGGGACTTGCCCATTTATGCGGCCCATACCCGTTTATGATGAACCGTGACGACGACATGGCACGCCAAAAAGCCGACATCTCAAGGCGCTTCGCCTCTAATATATGTACTGCTGCAATTAAATGGTCAATCACTCGATTCCCGAAACTTGACTTCGCCGAACTAAGAGCCCCAATTCGAAGAAGCGCCGCGCACAGGTTTCTCGGGAACATGCCTACACGAGGTTACCACGTCCGGTGACGCGCTAAGCGCGGGATCGGCGCAGTTGTCTCTCGGCAAGGTTTGGACGGGTCGACCGATTCACGGGAACCGGCGAAGTGCGTTGTCGCTGGAAGTTCATTGTGGCGTCACCATCCGTACGTCTTCGTAGCGTCCAGACACCGCACGTGCGTAACTGCGCGTAACATGACATCACTCCTTGAGAACACTATTGTACACACTGGTGCATAGAAAGGGTCCGACGACGTGACTGTTTTGTCCAGACGGTACAGTGTATACCGTACAGGGTACAGTGTACAACGAGTGTATACACCGACACTGGATCAAAACGCCACTGGCGGCAACGTTGGGAAGGACAGCTCGCTGATAGTCCACAGGCGACCTGCATCCCTCTCGTCCTCGGGGCAGCGAATGGCAGGCCACTGAGCGCGGCACTCGGACAGGTACCAGCCGCTGCATGGGTCCGGCGCCAACACCGCGTGCACGGTAGTCTGGCAAGCCTCGCGCGCGTTCTGCAATACATAGTCACAATAAATTAGCCCCCCACCCATTCTCAGTATAAAAAGAACAAGCTCGATCTTCGCGTTTCAACGAACTGGACGCGACCGGGGAAAGGGAGTTCAACTCAACTCGACCGAGTCGAGCGAGATGTTCTACTCGACGCGACAGCGTGAAGCCAGAACACCACCCTACGCGACAAATAAGTGAAAATCGACCCGACCAGGTCGAGTCAGAAGTTGAACTCTACTCATTGCAAGTGGGTCAAACCAGATGTTCGCTCGACTCCACCGGGTCAAGCTCAGAAGTCCAAATCGACTAGACCGGGTCAAGTCATAAGTTCAACTCGACCCAACTGGGTCAAAGCACATGTTCACTAGACTTTGCTGGGTTAAGCTCACAAGTCCAAATAGACTACACCGGATCGAGTCATAAGTTCAACTCGACACAACTAAGTTAAGCCAGATGTTTGCTAGACACTGCTGGATTAAGCTCAGAAGTCCAAATAGACTACACCGGGTCGAAGTTTAACTCGACTCAGCTGGGTCAAGCCAGACGTTCACTGGACTCTGCCGGGTTAAGCTAGAGCATCACCCGATGCGACTGAGTCAAGCCAGAAATTCAACTCGACGCGATCTGGTCGAGCCTGAACTCTGAAGTTAAGCTGGCCCAGCCTGACCATATTTATTAGATGCCCATGTACTCTCTTATCACATTCTCACTCGCACCACATGCGGGGTGGGAAGCTGCACGAAGTCGTGCTAATGTCCCTGTTTTTCGTGTACCGTTTGTCTTTCCAAGCGAATCACGAGAGCCAAACCAAGCCTCGAAATTGTATCGTCTCGACGCTCTAACAATCGCTAATCTAAACCCGCTAACAAATTTTATCCTGTCAAGCCGACTCGTCCTGCATTTGTGGGGTTTGTGGAAACACAGCTGTTGAAACTGCAAGTTCGAAATTTCGTTTTTAGGCTTAGTTTGGTGTTCTATAAGATAAGCAACACTCCGATGACAATGGTTACGGCGAGCACGCAGCTGCCGGACGTCGAATGTGTACTAGTGAGTGAAGCGTCCGTTTGTCATTTGTAACGTATATGTATCACCGTACCACATTCTAGAAGGGTGCCTTGAAGCGCGCCGCTTGGTGCACGTGTAAAGGCACACCATACATTCGAGATTCACCACTCGTTCTAAAACACATTCGTGAATCCGAAATGACGTTCACGCAAGGCGCACATGATTAATACAAGAGTATTTCACCATCCTGCAGTTGGCATAACTGTTAAATACATTTAGAATTACGGTTTGTATCGGAACGCTTCAGGTTGAGAAATAAATCAACAATTATATACGATCTCGTAAAACAAAAGATTGCCGCAAAGAAGTAAAACAAAGTGTGCGCGATAACCTGTACACCATGTGTATGCGGCATGCACCATGCAAtacggtccactgttaaaggCAACACTGAAATGAACACCATATGTATTGCTGTCTTTCTAACAACATAAGCTCCACGGTGTGGGAGTCGAGGCTAGCCCACcacctttgcgcgggctttgccgcctttttctccgttctcatgtcccgacatgactcccctgCTCCGTgatctgccgcgctgggagagcggggagtgacgtttaacccctctcacaagatagcggatgtcgactgtggcgccgtgcGTGGAGTCTCTCGGGACGCTTCGCGCGCGCGCGTTGGAAGTGAGAGAGAACCTCTCCGGGGACCACATAGGGTAAGCACGTATTTTGCGTCCATCGGCTCCCTTTGTTTGAGGCTCGTTtggacttcgccaacagcgccttgTGCCCACGGCGAACGCTTACATTTTGTACCGGTCTGTACATGGCATGCAGCCGATCGATGTGTAGCCTTTGTAGCCTGCGGCGTATGCGGCATGCACGTTACGATGAGTATAGTCAAGCGTGCAGCATGCAACAGTGCACTGCACACGCACCAATCTGTGCGTAGTCTCGCGTTTGCGACATGCAACGGTGTACGCGACATGCCTGCGTTCATGAGCATGCGGCATGTGCCGTATCCGTGTACGTATACGCACCTTGATTCCGAACAAGGTGGACAGCAAGCCGAACCAAGGTTGTCCCACGCGCGTTAGGCCTCGGGAAACGCGCGTGTTCACCACTCCTGGATGTACCGCGCATGCGCTAACACCTGCGGGGAATATGTCACTCCTTTATAACCATAACACAACATTCAAAAACTATAACGGCGGGAACTTTATGCTTTACAACACAGGCTTAGCCAAGGAGTGGGCGGTTGGAGGAGTGGGgttcaacccccctccccccacacacTTGCCATTTTGCTTACATATACATTGTACACGCACACATGCAAATGCTCGCACGAACAAACATAAAGTatggttgacccccccccccctcgaaaaaaaGACTACGCTAATGCTTTACGCAGTAAGCCTCTGCAAGCCAAATCTCCATCATCCCTTTAGCTTCTCTCTACTGGAGAAATGGGTGGCCAAATACGGAATTTGATTAAAGGAGTGTGGGGCATTCAATGTGCAGGTAATTTTCTGAGCGTCTTAACGTTGCACTCCGCCATCACGCACCAGAAAACGCTTTTAAGCCTTTATATTTAGATGAGCGCACACCGCCGGCTATAGAGCGCGCTCGAGCTCCTTAACTGAACGCGCCCAATGTCTCATTTACATTGGCATGACAGGAGATAATGGCCAACGCCGGTGATCATTTCGTTGTGCTCGCAGTATGCGCAATAATACGATAGGCTTTGCTAAATCCTGTACAGCCAAGGGAGCTGGGCCTGTGCTCCAGGCAAGGTGACTTCATAGTTTCAGAAAGCGCAAAGAAACACAAACCACGAAAGAACACAGCACTGCGTTGTTGCGTTTTCTTTAGCGCTTTCAGAACCTTTGGATCAGAACCAACTGTAGCCGGATCTCAGTGCCGGTTAACGTGAATCCGTTCGGGCATTATTGTGGACAACATCGAACCAAAATTTTATTTGCTGGTGGCACCCACGACAAGCGAGTTCTttcagcgagacagagaacataTGTGTTGCGTTTTGACTATGCTTGCACTTGGGTGAGGAtacggggaggggagggggggcaagCAGGCGGAAATTTCGGGAAGCTTCAGCCCCCTCCCTTTTACACAGCTCGGCCAACAGCCGTCGCTGTGGGCCGAGCTGGCTTCTCGGTTTGTGGCTATAAACGtaactatagtgtactagaaccccatattctagtacactataacgTAACCGAAGGATAATAAGGGGTGGCGCTAAGGAATTTTGCTCGCGTTCAAAGCTACATAACcaccgagtttttttttcctttttttttttttttgagggcgaGTGGGCTTTACACATATCACTGCACGCCCTCTCCTATCCTCGTTTTCCTTCCTCCACATTTCAATCGAACGAAGGGATTATACCGGTGTTCTTCAGGCGTCGCGCCAGCTCGGCGGAGAAGAGCAGCATGGCCCTCTTGGAGTTGCAGTACGCGCGGCTGGGCGACCACGTAGTGCTGCGAAGGCCCTGCACGTCGGCCCAGTCGATGCGTGCCAGCTGCTGCACCACCGACGTCAGATTGATGACGCGAGAGGGCGCGCATTCCCGTAGCGTTGCTGTGTTAGGTtgaagaacaaacaaaaaattaaCACACATATTGCGGGCTACTTCAGGCGATCAAGGAGCATTCCTTAAAGATAACTGGGAAGTACTGACTATTTTTGTTGTCTTTTTTATACTTTAGTGCTCCGTGGATTACACGAAGATATCTGTAGcggtagaggggggggggggggcctgcGCTGGTATTCACGTACAGGGGACGATGGGCAAGTGAGTCCGTAAAGACAGGGGGTGGCAAGTGTGCTGGAAGGTGACATACTGACGCGTCCTGTTCCGACTATGCTTTATTTTTGGGGAGGAGTGTAAACACTTTATAAAGGAAGACgagaaatgaaacaatcagcggTTCAATGCGTATCACAGCTGGAGAGGGCCTATCCATCAACTTCTCAAGTATGGACAGCGTAACAttttgaagggaaaaaaaagataagggAAGAACGTGCTTCCGATATTACGGCACATACACTCGGTGCGCAAAACCTCAGCCCGTTGTTTACCGAACAACTTAGCACTTATAGTTCACTTCTTTATCTCAGATTGTAGTTTACCATTATTCGCTTCTTTTGTTTCTCTGGTTTCGGTGGCAATGCGAAACCAAGTAGAGTACAGAACGCTTTTGaaaagtggggggaggggggtcaatgctgaaaagaaaaagaacctgacaagcagAAAAATTGGGGCGGCTGGACAGTACAGTGGTGCGAAGACTGAAGAATAAGTCAAGCTGGTGGCATTTCTCTCCTTTTTCCCCTCTTCCTCGCTCCGATTTCCAAACGATTATGTACTATAATATATAGAGCAATCATATGTTTCAATATCCCTTCCTATTTCTCACCGTCACCTCCTGTTCCCTCTTTCTAGCTGTATTATACTACACGTGGCTATGGTATGCTTCATTTCTCTCCTCCTCTTTCTTCATTttcatatttctctctctctctctttatgctTCTATTTTCGCTTTTTTCCTTGCCTTAATTCTCTTTCGCTTCCTTTTTCAGTCTCGCTATCTGTTTTTTCTATCACTTTAATGCGTATGTTTCCACCTCTTGCTCCTGATGTGtcaaaagagacagagagaaagaagagaaaaatggagaTAATTAGAGAAAATGAAACCATAAAAAGATAGACAGATAACtatgaacgaaagaaagaaagaaagaagtgaaaaagaaagaaacatacaaagacagagaaagagacagaaataGATAGAAATGTACAGAAATAAACAGACACAAGAGAAgtaaaacaagaaacaaaaaagagaaagagaggaaagaatgaaaagaaagaaagaaagaaagaataataataaaaaagaaaataataataaaagaagaaagaaagaaggctgCCTAGCTGCGCGGAGCTgcttcctttttgtttttttactagtAATCGCGAGCGAACCAGTCCGAATGCGCACCCTATACTGAATAAGATGGCGTTCGCCTTCCGGTCACCTTCGAAAAAAATGCGCAAAACATGGCGTCACCCTTTTATCAGCGACTTCAGGTTTAGACCTTTGAGggaataagggctgcagcgcgagcacgaaggtgctagaagaaatagACGAAAGGCgagacaaagaaagcaaagaggacaacacgagcgctgactaccaactgcagcccttattaccatgaattcaaaccaactagcccaaatagccgttctccTTCTCTGAGGGTAAACTTAAACAGCTCACGCAGCAGCAGCCTCGTCAGCAAGTAGTGACCCAGGTAGTTCGTGGCCCACGTCAGCTCGTGTCCGTCGGCGGTCAGTCGACGGCCGTCGGTGGGCGCCGAAACGGCCGCGTTGTTGACCAGCACGTGCACGCGGCCCTGCGCGAGAGGCAACAGGCGCTCGACGAAGGCGCGCACCGAGTCCGGGCTGGACGTGTCGAGCGGCAGCCAGGCGACGTTCGTGCTGCGCGTCTCGGAGGCCAGCCGCTCGACCGCGTACCGCGCGCGCTCCTCGCTGCGGCAACCCAGCACGACCCGCGCGCCGCGCAGCGCCAGCTCGCGGGCCGTCTCGTAACCGATGCCTGCGTCACGTGAGTACTCACTCAATGGTACTCAATCTCATCCACGCACCAGGGGCGGCGCCTGTGCTTTTCCACTCTTTGTAGAAAATAATCAGAGCAAGAACTGTGAGTGCATTACACGTACTCATTGCAATAACACACTCACAGCAGGAGTATAATTATAGTAAGGCATGTAGATGAGTGTATTACACACCCTTTAAGGAGAGCAACAAAACTCGCACGATCACTTATACAGCTTTATTCTTAGTCAGACATTTTCCCCAAATGACTCGAAGCAGCAGAGGGCTTACAACCTTGAAAAAATAGTAAACAATTTTTATTGACATTTCGCTCTAGTTCACAAAACGGTTGACTCCACTGAGCGataatttaaaataaaataagtAGAATTTACACACCTGCTCATCTTGTTCCGATATTCCGTAATATTGAACTTGTGCTCTATCAGCCAGGATAAACGATTTCGACGTTCTAAGCTAGTACTTTCCCATGTCTTGTCCAGTTGCATTTTATAATATCGTAATGAACTCGTCGGTATACCTTATCACACTTGTACGTTCACTAGCCCCCCATAGGCACTCGCGTTTTCTTCACGTCCCAATCACTCCCTCCCTCACTCACTTAGTCACTCACTCACCGGCCTCCAGTCTCAGTTCTCTTTAATCCGGACATGTACAGTGCTCAACTTGCATGTCTATAACAGCACGAACGACATCTGTAGacgcaaatacgccacatctgagcatgcgcggcgcctGTGATGTGTCTGTCTTACAGTTTCCACCCTTCTTTATCTCCCCGTCCGCGATGACTGCTTTAGCCGTCGAAGTGCTGTCAACATCATAGAAccgaacgaaaagaaaaaaaattgcccgcagcttccctcgggggaacactgaggaggatgcggaccatataattggttaacggggtgttaaagtgcgacttacttgggtcgatggctaaattggttaacgtggttgtgaaatggggtgttaaattgcgacttacttgggtcgatggctaaattggttaacgtggttgtaggagggggtgttaaatgagtgaacacgtacacacgtatgcgaaagggcggcgctggtcgaagggacgtcgatcattgtgtttgtggattcgttggaattcatttcaccgcgaccttggacgtcgacgcgccgtacaaaccaaccgacgagcggcaactgagcgagcgagcgccgaccttgagtatatatacagcacgacggcgcatgcactgtcagctgttgaatgttctcgaagcgcgacgccacatgcgcgtccactggagaatcaggagaattgtagatgtcgaacgcggtgtgtagaggaggaagtgtgcacagatggtggaggagtgaagcgcgcgcggtgtgtagaggaggaagggatgcacagatggtggaagagtgggcgacgacgcgacggcgcatgcgcgcgcgtcagctgtcgaatgttcgaggagcggtgcggacggcgcactacaaggcgcgagtataagatgctccgcatctaaaagaaaagaACACAAATGGCCCGGATATGCGCCTTTTAAACTCTGAACTTATTCTCGCTTCACGAGTGCATATCACAGCGAGAACGATTcacctcgttcttttttttttgcttgctttttgTTATTT
Coding sequences within:
- the LOC119167060 gene encoding retinol dehydrogenase 12-like, whose protein sequence is MLWLACLAATPAALLLALFAYNRLSTRRCRCTADLDGKTVVVTGANTGIGYETARELALRGARVVLGCRSEERARYAVERLASETRSTNVAWLPLDTSSPDSVRAFVERLLPLAQGRVHVLVNNAAVSAPTDGRRLTADGHELTWATNYLGHYLLTRLLLPTLRECAPSRVINLTSVVQQLARIDWADVQGLRSTTWSPSRAYCNSKRAMLLFSAELARRLKNTGVSACAVHPGVVNTRVSRGLTRVGQPWFGLLSTLFGIKNAREACQTTVHAVLAPDPCSGWYLSECRAQWPAIRCPEDERDAGRLWTISELSFPTLPPVAF